A part of Saimiri boliviensis isolate mSaiBol1 chromosome 11, mSaiBol1.pri, whole genome shotgun sequence genomic DNA contains:
- the LOC101042495 gene encoding putative NBPF family member NBPF5 — MVVTATHLSHDRAEMEIQETNEDLHFQLAESQLQFEQLKEKFFISQATAYALAKQLNKYKCEEDKDIIDSVLRDEAQFIEEKLAEKLRAEMEIQETNEDLHFQLAESQLQFEELKEKFFISQATAYSVPATQQIQHDCLFSECEEDKDIIDSVLRDEAQFIEEKLAEKLRAEMEIQETNEDLQFQLAESQLQFEELKEKFFISQATAYSLSQQLNKYKCEEDKDIIDSVLRDEVQFIEEKPAEKLRQAVELRQYKALVHSQARELTQLQEKLQEGRDASPSLYQYLKALLTPGGPEKSQGQDLQVQLAEGHRLAERLVNKLSLESDEDEDESVTDEEVEKVQESPAPRGVQKAEEKEVPQDSLEECAVHCSNSNGASDSNQTHRSAKVTFEGDKVDPALVVDSECSQDEEEETSNILPGNQKNYGEEEGKAPVPPRLSQELPEVKEQEVPEDSLDEIYLTPSVQHDLSDCHQPYSGTLSSLDDQLTCSALDVACEYSSLKFTKLQCLPRQPPHVFFWQLVLLRQGVNAGRPSTLSLFSIWCWDTVLIT, encoded by the exons ATGGTGGTAACTGCCACACATTTGTCCCATGACAGGGCAGAGATGGAAATCCAAGAAACCAATGAGGATTTGCACTTCCAGCTGGCAGAGAGCCAACTGCAGTTTGAACAGCTCAAGGAGAAATTTTTTATAAGTCAAGCTACTGCCTACGCTCTGGCCAAGCAACTCAACAAATACA AGTGTGAAGAGGACAAAGACATCATAGACTCTGTGCTGAGGGATGAAGCGCAGTTCATAGAGGAGAAGCTGGCAGAGAAGCTCAG AGCAGAGATGGAAATCCAAGAAACCAACGAGGATTTGCACTTCCAGCTGGCAGAGAGCCAACTGCAGTTTGAAGAGCTCAAGGAGAAATTTTTTATAAGTCAAGCTACTGCCTACTCTGTCCCAGCAACTCAACAAATACA GCATGACTGTCTCTTCTCAGAGTGTGAAGAGGACAAAGACATCATAGACTCTGTGCTGAGGGATGAAGCGCAGTTCATAGAGGAGAAGCTGGCAGAGAAGCTCAG GGCAGAGATGGAAATCCAAGAAACCAACGAGGATTTGCAATTCCAGCTGGCAGAGAGCCAACTGCAGTTTGAAGAGCTCAAGGAGAAATTTTTTATAAGTCAAGCTACTGCCTACTCTCTGTCCCAGCAACTCAACAAATACA AGTGTGAAGAGGACAAAGACATCATAGACTCTGTGCTGAGGGATGAAGTGCAGTTCATAGAGGAGAAGCCGGCAGAGAAGCTCAGGCAAGCTGTGGAGCTCAG GCAATATAAAGCCCTGGTTCACTCTCAGGCCAGAGAGCTGACCCAGTTACAGGAGAAGTTACAGGAAGGGAGAGATGCCTCCCCTTCACTGTATCAGTATTTGAAGGCCCTCCTCACTCCTGGTGGCCCTGAAAAGTCCCAGGGTCAGGACCTCCAGGTGCAGCTGGCTGAGGGGCACAGGCTGGCAGAGCGTCTTGTCAACAAGCTCAGCCTAG AAagtgatgaagatgaagatgaaagtGTTACAGATGAGGAGGTCGAGAAAGTACAGGAATCACCTGCCCCCAG AGGGGTGCAGAAGGCTGAGGAAAAGGAAGTCCCTCAGGACTCACTGGAGGAATGTGCTGTCCATTGTTCAAACAGCAACGGCGCTTCTGACTCCAACCAGACTCACAGGAGTGCCAAAGTCACATTTGAGGGAGACAAAGTCGACCCTGCTCTGGTTGTAGACAGTGAATGCTCTcaagatgaagaggaggaaacTTCAAACATTCTCCCAG GAAATCAAAAGAATTAtggggaagaagaagggaaagCACCAGTGCCCCCCAG GCTGAGCCAGGAGCTGCCAGAAGTAAAAGAGCAGGAAGTCCCAGAGGACTCCTTGGATGAAATTTACTTGACTCCCTCAGTTCAGCATGACCTGTCTGACTGCCACCAGCCTTATAGTGGCACCTTGTCCTCATTGGATGATCAGCTCACATGCTCTGCTCTGGATGTAGCCTGTGAGTACTCCAGCCTGAAGTTCACAAAGCTCCAGTGTCTTCCCAGGCAGCCTCCACATGTTTTCTTTTGGCAACTTGTGCTGCTGAGACAGGGGGTCAATGCAGGGAGGCCATCTACACTAAGCCTGTTTTCAATCTGGTGCTGGGATAC